TTCAAGGCCGCCCCGGGCACCGCCTCCACCGAGCTGGTCCCCGACCTCGCCACCGACGCCGGCAAGGTCTCGGCCGACGGCCTCACCTACACCTTCACGCTGAAGGACGGGATCACCTGGGAGGACGGCAAGCCGATCACCTCCAAGGACATCAAGTACGGCATCGAGCGCATCTGGGCCCAGGACGTCATCTCCGGCGGCCCGATCTACCTCCAGCAGGTCCTCGACCCCAAGGGCGAGTACAAGGGTCCGTACAAGGACACCACCACGGACAAGCTCGGTCTGAAGGCGATCGAGACGCCGGACGACAAGACCATCGTCTTCAAGCTGCCGGTCGCCAACGGCGACTTCCTGCAGATGCTGGCCATGCCGGCCGCCTCCCCGGTCCGCCAGGACAAGGACACCAAGGCCCAGTACGGCCTGAAGCCCTTCTCCTCCGGCCCGTACAAGTGGCAGTCGTACACGCCGAACAAGTCCATCAAGCTCGTCCGCAACGACAAGTGGGACGCCAAGACCGACACCGTCCGCAAGGCGCTCCCGGACAGCATCAGCGTCACGTTCACCACGAACGCCGACGACATGGACAACCGTCTGGTCGAGGGCGAGTACGACCTCGACATCAACGCGACGGGTGTCGGCGCCGCCGCCCGCCAGAAGGTGCTCCAGCAGCACAAGGACAACGTCGACAACCCGCAGACGGGCTTCATCCGCTACGCGGTCTTCCCGCAGACGGTGATCCCCAACATCGAGTGCCGCAAGGCGATCATCTACGCCGCCGACTCGAAGTCCCTCCAGACCGCCCGTGGTGGCCCGCAGGCCGGTGGCGACATCGCCCCCAACATGCTGCCGCCGGGCATCAAGGGCGCCGACCCGCAGGCCGACCCGTACGGCAAGCTCAGCGGCGCCCCCGACCTGGCCAAGGCCAAGGAGGCGCTGAAGAAGTGCGGTAAGCCGAACGGCTTCAAGACCACGATCGCGGTCCGCAACAACAAGAAGATCGAGATCGCGACCGCCGAGTCCCTCCAGCAGTCGCTGAAGGCCGTCGGCATCGACGCCCAGATCGACCAGTTCGACGGCGCCCAGACCTCGGGCATCATCGGTTCGCCGAAGGTGGTCAAGGAGAAGGGCTACGGCATCATCATCATGGGCTGGGGCGCCGACTTCCCGACCGGTCAGGGCTTCCTCCAGCCGCTGGTCGACGGCCGCTTCATCCTGCAGAGCGGCAACAACAACTTCTCCGAGCTGAACGACAAGGCCATCAACGGCCTGTTCGACCAGGCGCTGAAGGAGACCGACCCGACCAAGGCCGGCGAGCTCTACAAGCAGATCAACACGAAGGTGTCGGAGGCCGCGGTCTACCTGCCCTTCACCAACGAGAAGAACATCATCTGGCGCAGCTCCCGGCTGACCAACGTCTACACGGCGGACGCCTACAACGGCCGCTACGACTACGCGTCGCTCGGCGTCGTCAAGTAATCCGACCCGCTTCACCGGCGCACCACCCGCCGCCAGGTCCGAAGGGCAGGTGATGGCCGCCCCGGCGGCCGGGGAATCCGACCGGATTCCCCGGCCGCCGACCGGCCGACCGCATGCTTGCATACATAATCCGACGGCTTTTCGCAGTCGTCGTGATGCTGCTCGTCGTCACGCTCGTGACGCTCAGCATCTTCTTCCTCATCCCCAAGATGACCGGCAGTGATCCTGCCGCGATGTTCGTCGGCAAGCAGGCGGATCCGGCTTCCATCGAGGCCATCCGGCAGAAGCTCGGCCTGGGCGATCCGATCCTGGTGCAGTTCTGGCACTTCGTCTCGGGCATCTTCGTCGGCCGGGACTACACCGGCGGCGGCGACACGATCCACTGCGCCGCGCCCTGCTTCGGCTACTCGTTCCGTACCGAGCAGGACGTGTCGACGATGCTCGCCGACGCCTTCCCGGTCACCCTGTCCATGGTCATCGGCGCCGCCGTGCTGTGGCTGGTCATGGGTGTCGCCACGGGCGTGGTCTCCGCGCTCAAGCGGGGCACGATCATCGACCGCGCCGCGATGATCACCGCGCTCGCCGGTGTCTCGCTCCCCATCTTCTTCACCGCCATGCTGGCGATGCTCGTCTTCCGCACCCAGCTCGGCTGGGTCGACGCCTCGTACGTGCCGATCACCGAGTCGTTCACCGGCTGGTTCGGCGGCCTGCTCCTCCCCTGGGTCACCCTGGCCTTCCTGTACGCGGCGATGTACGCGCGCCTCACCCGCGCCACCATGCTGGAGGTCCTCGGCGAGGACTACATCCGCACCGCGCGGGCCAAGGGCCTGCCGGAGTCGGTCGTGCTCGGCAAGCACGCCATGCGCTCCACCATGACCCCCATCCTGACCATCTTCGGCATGGACCTCGGCGCCCTCATCGGCGGCGCGATCCTGACCGAGACCGCGTTCAGCCTCCACGGACTCGGCGGCCTCGCCATCAAGGGCGTGAGCGAGCGTGACCTGCCGCTGATCCTGGCCGTCACCCTCATCACCGCCGCCTGCGTCGTCCTCGCGAACCTCGTGGTGGACCTGCTGTACGCGGTGATCGACCCCCGAGTGAGGCTCGCATGACGGACAAGCTGACGAAGACCGGCGCGGCGGTGGGAGAGCCCGTCGACACCGGGAAGTCCGCCCCCTCCGAAGCCTTCCTCGACGTACGCGACCTGAAGATCCACTTCCCGACCGACGACGGTCTGGTGAAGTCGGTCGACGGCCTCAGCTTCCAGCTGGAGAAGGGCAAGACCCTCGGCATCGTGGGCGAGTCCGGCTCCGGCAAGTCGGTCACCTCGCTCGGCATCATGGGCCTGCACACGGTCGGCCAGTACGGCCGGCAGAAGGCCAAGATCTCCGGCGAGATCTGGCTGAACGGGCGCGAGCTCCTCTCCGGCGACCCGGAAGAGGTCCGCAAGATGCGCGGCCGCGAGATGGCGATGATCTTCCAGGACCCGCTGTCCGCGATGCACCCGTACTACACGGTCGGCCACCAGATCGTGGAGGCGTACCGCGTCCACCACCCCGTGGACAAGAAGACGGCGAAGAAGCGGGCCGTCGAACTCCTCGACCGGGTCGGCATCCCCGAGCCCGCCAAGCGGTTCGACAACTACCCGCACGAGTTCTCCGGCGGCATGCGCCAGCGCGCGATGATCGCCATGGCGCTCGTCAACAACCCCGAGCTCCTCATCGCCGACGAGCCCACCACGGCGCTCGACGTGACCGTCCAGGCCCAGATCCTCGACCTGATGCGCGACCTCCAGAAGGAGTTCGGCTCCGCGGTCATCATCATCACGCACGACCTCGGCGTCGTCGCCGAGCTCGCCGACGACATCCTCGTGATGTACGGCGGGCGCTGCGTCGAGCGCGGACCGGCCGAGTCCGTCTTCTACGAGCCGCAGCACCCCTACACCTGGGGCCTGCTCGGCTCGATGCCGCGGATCGACCGCGAGCAGACCGAGCGGCTCATCCCGGTCAAGGGCAACCCGCCCAGCCTCATCAACGTCCCGAGCGGCTGCGCCTTCAACCCCCGCTGCCCGTACGCCGACGTCCCCAAGGGCGGCATCACGCGCACCCAGCGCCCCGAGCTGACCCTCGTCGGAGAGCGTCACCACTCGGCCTGCCACATGCCGCAGGAGGAGCGCACCCGCATCTGGACCGAAGAGATTGCGCCGAAGCTGTGAGCGACACGATGGAACCCCTGCTGAAGGTCACCGGCCTGCAGAAGCACTTCCCCATCCGGAAGGGCCTGCTCCAGCGTCAGACCGGTGCGGTCAAGGCGGTCGACGGGCTCGACTTCGAGGTCTACCCCGGTGAGACGCTCGGCGTCGTCGGCGAGTCCGGCTGCGGCAAGTCGACGATGGGCCGGCTCATCACCCGCCTCCTCGAACCGACCGGCGGGAAGATCGAGTTCCAGGGCACGGACATCTCGCACCTCGGCGTCTCGGGCATGCGCCCGCTGCGCCGGGACGTCCAGATGATCTTCCAGGACCCGTACGGCTCGCTGAACCCGCGCCACACGGTCGGCTCGATCGTCTCGGCCCCCTTCAAGCTCCAGGGCGTCGAGCCCGAGGGCGGCGTGAAGAAGGAGGTCCAGCGCCTGCTCAGCCTGGTGGGCCTGAACCCCGAGCACTACAACCGCTACCCGCACGAGTTCTCCGGCGGCCAGCGCCAGCGCATCGGCATCGCCCGCGCCCTGGCCCTGAAGCCGAAGCTGGTCGTCGCGGACGAGCCGGTCTCCGCCCTGGACGTCTCCATCCAGGCGCAGGTGGTCAACCTCCTGGACGACCTCCAGGACGAGCTGGGCCTCACCTACGTGTTCATCGCCCACGACCTCTCGGTCGTCCGGCACGTCTCGGACCGCATCGCGGTGATGTACCTGGGCAAGATCGTGGAGCTCGCGGACCGCAAGTCCCTGTACGAGTCCCCGATGCACCCGTACACCCGGGCCCTGATGTCCGCGGTCCCGATCCCGGACCCGCGCCGCAAGGGCGTCAAGAGCGAGCGCATCCTGCTCCAGGGCGACGTCCCGTCCCCGATCGCCCCGCCGCCGGGCTGCCGCTTCCACACCCGCTGCTGGAAGGCCACGGATCTCTGCCGCACCCAGGAGCCCCCGCTCCTGGAGCTCCGCCCGGGCCAGCGCGTGGCCTGCCACCACCCGGAGAACGCGGAGGGCCTGACGATCCCGGAGCCCCGCGAGTCGGTGGACGTCACGATCACGAAGACCCCGGAACCGACCGAGCCGAAGGCCCCGAAGCCGACCGAGCCGGAGGCCCCGGCCAAGGCCGAGGCGCCGGAGTCGGCCGAGTCGGAGGCCGAGGCCTCCGAGGCCGCCGCCGAGGACGACGCGCCGAAGGCGTGACCGACGAGGCCCCTGCCGCCCCAAGGCGCCAGGGGCCTCGCCTTTCGCGCTGGGCGGCGCACCCAGGCCCACCCGCCTCGCGCGGGCCCGCGCCCGTGCTGGGCGGTGCCTTTCGCCGCCTGCCGTGTGGGCAATCGTCCCGCAGGGCGGGACGGGTGGGCACACGGGACGGCGCCCCCAGCCGGGCCTAGGCTTCCGCGCCTGGACCCGCACCACTGCCGCGGCGCGCTCCCGGTGCGGGTTCAGGCGCGGAAGCCTCTGGCGTCGGCAGGGCGCGGGTCCGTTGTGCCCACCCGTTCCGCCCCAGCGGAACGACTGCCCACAACGGGGCGCGGCGGGGCGTGGCCCGCAACCCGTACGGCGGGCCAGGGGGCCCGGGGCAACCGGGACAATGGGCGCGTGCTCCACGAATTGTTCACCCCCTCCGTCCAACACGCCCTCGACCTCGTCGGCATCTTCGTCTTCGCCATCTCCGGCGCCCTCCTCGCCGTCCGCAAGAACTTCGACGTCTTCGGCATCGCCGTCCTCGCCGAGGTCACCGCCCTCGGCGGCGGTCTCTTCCGCGACCTGATCATCGGCGCCGTACCCCCCGCCGCCTTCACGGACCTCGGCTACTTCCTGATGCCGCTGATCGCGACGGCCTTCGTCTTCTTCCTGCACCCGGAGGTCGAGCGCACCCAGACCGCGGTGAACGTCTTCGACGCGGCCGGCCTGGGCCTCTTCTGCGTCACGGGGACGACGAAGGCGTACGACTACGGCCTCGGCCTCACCTCCTCCGCCGCGCTCGGCCTCGCCACGGCCGTGGGCGGCGGTGTGCTGCGCGACGTGCTGGCCAACGAGGTGCCGTCGCTGCTGCGCTGGGACCGGGACCTGTACGCCGTCCCGGCGATCGTGGGCGCGACGATGGTCGTGCTCTGCATCCGGTTCGACGCGCTCAACGCGTTCACGAGCGGCGCCGCCGTCCTCACGGCCTTCACGCTCCGGCTCCTGGCGATGCGCTACCACTGGCGCGCGCCCCGCGCCTGGAACCGCCGTTCCTCCGCCAGCGAGGTGGACGCCGAAAAAGCTACCGCTCAGTAGCTAGCTGCGGTACCGTCGAAAACATGAGCACGAGCACCGAGACCGCCGTCGCCGCCGCGAGCGAGTTCGACCGCGACACCGCCGTCACCCTCCGGGAACCCGGCGTCTACGACGCCGACCTCTCCGCCGGCTGGACGATCATCCACGCCGTCAACGGCGGCTACCTCCTCGCCCTGCTCGGCCGCGCCCTCGGCGACCACCTCCCGCACCCGGACCCGTTCACGATCTCGGCGCACTACCTCACGCCGTCCGTGCCGGGCCCCGCGGTGATCCGGACGGAGACCGTCCGCACGGGCCGGACGCTCTCCACGGGCCAGGCCTCGCTCTTCCAGTACGCCGAGGACGGCACCGAGGTCGAGCGCATCCGCGTCCTCGCCTCGTACGGGGACCTCGACGCCCTCCCCGACGACGTCCGCACCTCCGCGGCGCCGCCGGCGATGGCCGCGATCGAGAACTGCTTCAGCGCCGCCGACAACCCGGCCCCGAGGATCCCCGGCTCGTCCGCGATCGCGGACCGCCTCGACCTCCGCCTCGACCCGGCCTGCGTGGGCTGGGCGGTCGGCGCGCCTTCGGGCAAGGGCGAGATGCGGGCCTGGTTCGGCCTGGCCGACGGCCGCGAGCCGGACCCCCTGTCCCTGCTGCTCGCGGTGGACGCCCTGCCGCCGACCTCCTTCGAACTGGGCCTCAAGGGCTGGACCCCGACGGTGGAGCTCACCACCCACGTCCGCTGCCGCCCGGCGCCGGGCCCCCTCCGCGTCTCGATCACCACGCGGAACCTGGCGGGCGGCTTCCTGGAGGAGGACGCGGAGGTCTGGGACAGCGCGAACCGCCTGGTGGCCCAGTCCCGCCAACTGGCCCGCGCCCCGCGCGACTGAGCCTCCCCACGCCTTCCCGCGGCCGATAACCGCCGTAGGCGCCCGGCGCGAACAGGCCGGGCGCCGGGTCCGCGTACCCGGGCTCGTAGAATCGACCCACCATGGCTTACCTCGACCACGCCGCGACCACGCCCATGCTCCCCGAGGCGATCGAGGCGATGACCGCCCAGCTCGCCGTCACGGGCAACGCCTCCTCCCTGCACGCCGCCGGCCGGCGGGCCAGGCGGACCGTCGAGGAGGGGCGCGAGACGCTCGCCGCCGCGCTCGGCGCGCGGCCGAGCGAGGTTGTCCTCACCTCCGGCGGCACGGAGGCCGACAACCTCGCCGTGAAGGGCCTGTACTGGGCCCGCCGCGACGCCGACCCCCGCCGCACCCGCGTCCTGGCCAGCCCGGTCGAGCACCACGCCGTCCTCGACGCCGTCGACTGGCTGGCGACCCACGAGGGTGCCGACGTCGAGTACCTGCCCGTCGACCGCCACGGCCGCGTCCACCCCGACGCCCTCCGCGAGGCGATCGCCCGCGACCCCGAGTCCGTCGCCCTGGCCACCGTCATGTGGGCGAACAACGAGATCGGCACGATCATGCCGGTCCGTGAACTCGCCGACGTCGCCGCCGAGTTCGGCGTCCCCCTGCACGCCGACGCCGTCCAGGCCGTCGGTCAGGTCCCGGTCGACTTCGCCGCCTCCGGGCTCGCCGCGATGACCGTGTCCGGCCACAAGATCGGCGGCCCGTACGGCATCGGCGCCCTGCTCCTGGGCCGCGAGCACACCCCCGTACCCGTCCTGCACGGCGGCGGCCAGGAGCGGCACGTCCGCTCCGGCACCCTCGACGTGCCGGCCGTCGCCGCCTTCGCCGTCGCCGCCCGGCTCGCCGCCGAACGGCAGGAGGAGTTCGCCCGCGAGGTCGGCGCCCTGCGCGACGAGCTCGTCACCGCCGTACGGACGCTCGTCCCCGACGCGATCCTCGGCGGCGACCCGGTCGAGCGGCTCCCCGCCAACGCCCACTTCACCTTCCCCGGCTGCGAGGGCGACTCCCTGCTCCTGCTGCTCGACGCGGCCGGCATCGCCTGCTCCACCGGCTCCGCCTGCACCGCCGGCATCGCCCAGCCCAGCCACGTCCTGCTCGCCACCGGCACCGACCCGGACCTGGCCCGGGGCACCCTGCGCTTCTCCCTCGGCCACACCTCCACGAAGGAGGACGTGGCGGCGGTCGCCGGGGCGATCGGCCCGGCCGTGGAGCGGGCCCGCACGGCCGGCCTCAGCTGAGCGGGCGTCGGACCCGGCCCGCCGGCCTCGGCCGGGCTCAGCCGAGCTTCGCGCGGGCCTTCCGCACGAGCGCCATGTACCGGTCCCAGTCCCAGTGCGGACCGGGATCGGTGTGGTCGGTGCCCTCGACCTCGACGTGCCCGATGATGTGCTCCCGGTCCACGGGTATCCCGTACCGCGCGCATATGTCGGCCGTGAGCCGTGCCGAGCCCTCGTACATCGCCGCCGTGAAGTCCTGCGGCCGGTCGACGAAGCCCTCGTGCTCGATGCCGATGCTCCGCTCGTTCATGTCGCGGTTCCCGGCGTGGAAGGCCACGTCGAGCTCGCGGATCATCTGCGCCACATGACCGTCCTTGCGGACCACGTAGTGCGCGGCCGCCCCGTGCGAGGGGTCCTTGAAGACCTTCAGGGCGGAGGCGTAGCTGCCCTGGACGACATGGATCACGACCCGGTCGATCGTGTAGTCGTCCGGCCGGTCGGCCCGCCGCCAGTTCGCCCGCGCCGCCGACGTCCACTCGGCGCCCTTGTGGTCCAGCTCGCCCTCGACCCGCTTCTTCTCCATCCCCGGCAGCCGCCACCAGAGCCGGCCCAGCTCGTCCCTGGCCAGCGCGACCGTGCCCACCGCGGCGGCCGCGCCGCCGATCAGCACGGCCCGCCGCCCCACGCGCCGCCCGCCCGCCCCGTCCCCCGTGCCCTTCGGCTTGCTCCCCATGCCCGGGAGAACGCTTACTCACGCGACCGCGGTTCCCGGAGCCCCGTACCCTGGTACCGCTATGACTAAGACTCCTCTCCGCGTCCTCGCCGCCATGTCGGGCGGAGTGGACTCCGCCGTCGCCGCCGCCCGCGCCGCCGAAGCCGGTCACGACGTCACCGGCGTGCACCTGGCCCTCTCCGCGAACCCGCAGTCCTTCCGCACCGGAGCACGCGGCTGCTGCACGATCGAGGACTCGCGCGACGCGCGCCGGGCGGCCGACGTCATCGGCATCCCCTTCTACGTGTGGGACCTCGCCGAGCGGTTCCGCGAGGACGTCGTCGACGACTTCGTCGCGGAGTACGAGGCGGGCCGCACGCCCAACCCCTGCCTGCGCTGCAACGAGAAGATCAAGTTCGCGGCGCTGCTCGACAAGGCGCTCGCCCTCGGCTTCGACGCGGTCTGCACCGGCCACTACGCCACCGTCGTCCTGAACGAGGACGGCACCCGCGAGCTGCACCGGGCCTCCGACATGGCCAAGGACCAGTCGTACGTCCTCGGCGTGCTCGACGAGAAGCAGCTCGCGCACGCGATGTTCCCGCTCGGCGACACCCTCACCACCAAGGACGAGATCCGGGCGGAGGCCGAGCGGCGCGGGCTCGCGGTCGCGAAGAAGCCCGACAGCCACGACATCTGCTTCATCGCCGACGGCGACACCCAGGGCTTCCTCGCCGCCCGCCTGGGCAAGGCGGAGGGCGACATCGTCGACGAGGCCGGGACGAAGGTCGGCACCCACGAGGGCGCGTACGGCTTCACCATCGGCCAGCGCAAGGGCCTGCGGATCGGCCACCCGGCCGCGGACGGCAAGCCCCGCTACGTCCTCGACATCTCGCCCGTGAACAACACGGTCACCGTCGGCCCCGCCGAGGCCCTCGACGTCACCGCCCTCACCGCGATCAAGCCCCGCTGGTGCGGCACCGCCCCCGAGGGCCCCGGCCGCTACACCGCGCAGCTCCGTGCCCACGGCGGCGAGACGCCGGTGAGCGCGGAACTGGAGGACGGCGAGCTGAGGGTCGTCTTCGACGAGCCCGTCCGCGGCGTGGCCCCCGGCCAGGCGATCGTCCTGTACGACGGCACGCGCGTGGTGGGCTCGGCGACGATCGCGGCGACGACCCGGCGCACGACCGCGACGACGAGCGTGACGACGAGCGCCTAGGGCGGCTAGAGCGGCCCCTCCAGGAACTCCTCCAGCACCGGCGCCAGGACGTGCGGGGCCACCTCGTGCGTCTGGCCCGTGAGGGTGCGGTGCCGGGCCCGGGGGAGGGCCGCCGTCAGGGCACGGGCCGCGTGCCGGGTCGCCGCCGGGCTCGCGCCCCCGTCGACCACGAGCACGCGCGCGTGGACCGCCGCCACGAGCCCGTCCGCGAGCGGCTCCGGCTCGTACACCGACACCGCGCCCACCGGCAGCCCGGCCGCCGCGCCCGCGAGCGCGAGCGCCCCGCCGGTCTCCGTGCCGTGCACGGCCGCGCCCGGGCCCGCCGCCTCCAGGACGGCCGCCAGGTCCTCGATCTCCCGCTCCACCGGGCCGGGCCCGCGCCGCTCGTACGTCACGACGGAGAAGCGCCGGGCGAGCAGCCCGGCCAGCGCCCGCCCGCCCCCGTCCGCCCCGTCCACCAACACGACGGCCCGGCCGTCTCCGTACCGCTCGTACGCGATCTCCGTACCGTCCCGCGACACGACCCGGCCCCGGACCCCGCTCAGCATGGTGCTCACCTCGTCCATGGCAGGGCAGACCGGAGGCGTCACCGGAACTCATCGCGGCGGCCCGGATTTTTTCGAGGCGCTTTACGGTAGGGCCCATGAACATCTGCGTCTTCCTCTCCGCCGCCGACCTCGACGAGCGGTACACGGCCGCCGCACGCGACTTCGCCACCCGTCTCGGCAAGGCCGGCCACACCCTGGTCTGGGGCGGCTCCGACACCGGCCTGATGAAGGTCGTCGCGGACGGCGTCCAGGAGGCGGGCGGCCGGCTCGTCGGTGTCTCCGTCGACTTCCTCGCCCACAAGGCCCGCCCGAACGCCGACCAGATGGTCATCGCCGGGGACCTGGCCGAGCGCAAGGCCCTGCTCCTCGCCAAGTCCGACGCGATCGTGGTCATGGTCGGCGGCACCGGCACCCTCGACGAGGCCACCGAGATCCTGGAGCTGAAGAAGCACGGCAAGCACTCCAAGCCGGTCGTCCTCCTCAACACGGCGGGCTTCTACGACGGCCTGAAGGCCCAGTTCCACCGCATGGAGGACGAGGGTTTCCTGCCCCGCCCCCTCTCCGAGCTCGTCTTCTTCGCCGAGGACGGTCCGACGGCCCTCGCCCACCTGGAGGCGGAGATCGCCGCCCGCTGATGCGAGCATGGTGCGCATGGCTACACATGTGATCACCGGAGCGGGTTCCGGCATCGGCGCGGCCGTCGCGCGTCGCCTCCACGCGCGCGGGGACGAACTCGTGCTCCACGCGCGCGACGCGGGGCGGGCGAAGGAGCTCGCCGCGCAGTTCCCCGGCGCGCGGACGCTCGTCGGGGACCTCGCCGACCCGGACCGGCTGTCCTGGGCGTTCTCGCACCAGAGCCTCCCGGACCGGGTGGACAGCCTGCTGCACATCGCGGGCGTCGTCGACCTCGGGCCGATCGGGGAGCTCACCCCGAAGACCTGGCACCACCAGCTGAACGTCAACCTGGTCGCCCCGGCCGAGCTGACCCGGCACTTCCTGCCCCAGCTGAGGGTCTCCCAGGGCCACGTCGTCTTCGTGAACTCGGGCGCCGGGCTCAACGCGCACGCCGAGTGGGCCGCGTACGCCGCCTCCAAGCACGGCCTCAAGGCCCTCGCGGACTCCCTGCGCCACGAGGAACACGCCAACGGCGTGCGGGTCACCTCGGTCTACCCGGGCCGCACCGCCAGCCCCATGCAGGCCAAGGTCCACCAGCAGGAGGGCAAGGAGTACGACCCGTCCCGCTGGATCGACCCCGAGTCCGTCGCGACGGCGATCATCACCGCGATCGACCTGCCGCGCGACGCGGAGATCAACGACCTGACGGTTCGTCCGGGGCGATAGGGCGATGGACATGGACGACACCAAGCTCTGGGGCCCCGCCACCGGCGTCGGGTCCCTGCCCGGTGGTGACGCGCGCGAGGCCGCCAAGGCCGCCACCGGGTCCTTCGAGGACTTCCCCTTCCTTCCCGAGCTGCCCGCGCGCGGCCCCGGCGCCGACATGATCGGCCGGACGATCGGGATGCTCGTCGACCTGTACGCGCACGTGGAGCCGAGCGGCTGGCGGATCAGCGACCGGCCGGGGCGCGACACCAAGCGGGCCCGCTCCTGGCTCGGCGAGGACCTCGACGCCCTGGAGGAGTTCACCCAGGGGTACGAGGGCCCGCTCAAGGTCCAGGCCGTCGGCCCGTGGACGCTCGCCGCGGCCCTGGAGCTGCGCGGCGGCGAGGCCGCCCTCGGCGACGCCGGCGCCTGCCGCGACCTGGCCGGCTCCCTCGCCGAGGGGCTCCACACGCATCTCGCGGAGCTGAAGAAGCGCGTCCCGGGGGCCCGCCCGGTCCTCCAGCTCGACGAGCCCTCGCTCATCGCCGTACTGCGCGGGCAGATCCGTACCGCCAGCGGCTACCGCACCCACCGGGCCGTCGACCGGCAGGTCGTGGAGAGCGCCCTGCGCGAGGTGATGGCCGTCCACGACGGGCCGGTGATCGTCCACTCCTGCGCGCCCGACGTGCCGTTCGCACTGCTGCGCCGCGCCGGGGCGGCGGGCATCTCGTTCGATTTCTCGCTCCTCACCGAACGTGACGAGGAGGCGATCGGCGAGGCCGTGGAAGGCGGGACGAAGCTCTTCGCCGGTGTGGTGCCGTCCACCGACGCTCCGTTGTCGGACCCGGGCGGTAGCGTCATGGGTGTCAGGACGCTGTGGCGCAGGCTGGGGCTGAATCCGGGGACTCTCGCCGAGTCCGTGGTCGTCACCCCGACGTGCGGTCTCGCGGGTGCTTCGCCCGCCTATGCCCGGGCGGCGCTCGCCCACTGCGTCAGAGCGGCACGGTCGCTCGCGGACAACCCTGAGTAACGGGAGGACGAAACGGTGGCAGTCGAACAGGGGGCCCTGCCCGTCGAGGCGCGGGAGAAGCACGCCGAGCTCGCCGAGCAGGTCGAGGAGCACCGCTTCCGGTACTACGTGAAGGACCAGCCCGTCATCAGCGACGGCGAGTTCGACAAGCTCCTGCGCGCGCTCGAAGCGCTGGAGGAGGAGTACCCGGAGCTGCGGACGCCGGACTCGCCGACCCAGAAGGTCGCCGGGCAGTACGAGACCGAGTTCACCGCCGTCCAGCACCGGGAGCGGATGCTCTCCCTGGACAACGCCTTCGACGAGGAGGAGCTCGCCACCTGGGCCGAGCGGGTCGCGCGGGACGTCGGCACGACCGACTACCACTAC
The DNA window shown above is from Streptomyces vietnamensis and carries:
- a CDS encoding ABC transporter substrate-binding protein gives rise to the protein MLKSSQRRIAAGALLAAATMVVTTACGGGGGKDGGKGSAGAPGFNAGVNKVANASDKKGGELKFIGSQEADNWDPQRGYYGFVWDFARYYTRQLVTFKAAPGTASTELVPDLATDAGKVSADGLTYTFTLKDGITWEDGKPITSKDIKYGIERIWAQDVISGGPIYLQQVLDPKGEYKGPYKDTTTDKLGLKAIETPDDKTIVFKLPVANGDFLQMLAMPAASPVRQDKDTKAQYGLKPFSSGPYKWQSYTPNKSIKLVRNDKWDAKTDTVRKALPDSISVTFTTNADDMDNRLVEGEYDLDINATGVGAAARQKVLQQHKDNVDNPQTGFIRYAVFPQTVIPNIECRKAIIYAADSKSLQTARGGPQAGGDIAPNMLPPGIKGADPQADPYGKLSGAPDLAKAKEALKKCGKPNGFKTTIAVRNNKKIEIATAESLQQSLKAVGIDAQIDQFDGAQTSGIIGSPKVVKEKGYGIIIMGWGADFPTGQGFLQPLVDGRFILQSGNNNFSELNDKAINGLFDQALKETDPTKAGELYKQINTKVSEAAVYLPFTNEKNIIWRSSRLTNVYTADAYNGRYDYASLGVVK
- a CDS encoding ABC transporter permease gives rise to the protein MLAYIIRRLFAVVVMLLVVTLVTLSIFFLIPKMTGSDPAAMFVGKQADPASIEAIRQKLGLGDPILVQFWHFVSGIFVGRDYTGGGDTIHCAAPCFGYSFRTEQDVSTMLADAFPVTLSMVIGAAVLWLVMGVATGVVSALKRGTIIDRAAMITALAGVSLPIFFTAMLAMLVFRTQLGWVDASYVPITESFTGWFGGLLLPWVTLAFLYAAMYARLTRATMLEVLGEDYIRTARAKGLPESVVLGKHAMRSTMTPILTIFGMDLGALIGGAILTETAFSLHGLGGLAIKGVSERDLPLILAVTLITAACVVLANLVVDLLYAVIDPRVRLA
- a CDS encoding ABC transporter ATP-binding protein, which encodes MTDKLTKTGAAVGEPVDTGKSAPSEAFLDVRDLKIHFPTDDGLVKSVDGLSFQLEKGKTLGIVGESGSGKSVTSLGIMGLHTVGQYGRQKAKISGEIWLNGRELLSGDPEEVRKMRGREMAMIFQDPLSAMHPYYTVGHQIVEAYRVHHPVDKKTAKKRAVELLDRVGIPEPAKRFDNYPHEFSGGMRQRAMIAMALVNNPELLIADEPTTALDVTVQAQILDLMRDLQKEFGSAVIIITHDLGVVAELADDILVMYGGRCVERGPAESVFYEPQHPYTWGLLGSMPRIDREQTERLIPVKGNPPSLINVPSGCAFNPRCPYADVPKGGITRTQRPELTLVGERHHSACHMPQEERTRIWTEEIAPKL
- a CDS encoding ABC transporter ATP-binding protein, whose protein sequence is MEPLLKVTGLQKHFPIRKGLLQRQTGAVKAVDGLDFEVYPGETLGVVGESGCGKSTMGRLITRLLEPTGGKIEFQGTDISHLGVSGMRPLRRDVQMIFQDPYGSLNPRHTVGSIVSAPFKLQGVEPEGGVKKEVQRLLSLVGLNPEHYNRYPHEFSGGQRQRIGIARALALKPKLVVADEPVSALDVSIQAQVVNLLDDLQDELGLTYVFIAHDLSVVRHVSDRIAVMYLGKIVELADRKSLYESPMHPYTRALMSAVPIPDPRRKGVKSERILLQGDVPSPIAPPPGCRFHTRCWKATDLCRTQEPPLLELRPGQRVACHHPENAEGLTIPEPRESVDVTITKTPEPTEPKAPKPTEPEAPAKAEAPESAESEAEASEAAAEDDAPKA
- a CDS encoding trimeric intracellular cation channel family protein — protein: MLHELFTPSVQHALDLVGIFVFAISGALLAVRKNFDVFGIAVLAEVTALGGGLFRDLIIGAVPPAAFTDLGYFLMPLIATAFVFFLHPEVERTQTAVNVFDAAGLGLFCVTGTTKAYDYGLGLTSSAALGLATAVGGGVLRDVLANEVPSLLRWDRDLYAVPAIVGATMVVLCIRFDALNAFTSGAAVLTAFTLRLLAMRYHWRAPRAWNRRSSASEVDAEKATAQ
- a CDS encoding thioesterase family protein codes for the protein MSTSTETAVAAASEFDRDTAVTLREPGVYDADLSAGWTIIHAVNGGYLLALLGRALGDHLPHPDPFTISAHYLTPSVPGPAVIRTETVRTGRTLSTGQASLFQYAEDGTEVERIRVLASYGDLDALPDDVRTSAAPPAMAAIENCFSAADNPAPRIPGSSAIADRLDLRLDPACVGWAVGAPSGKGEMRAWFGLADGREPDPLSLLLAVDALPPTSFELGLKGWTPTVELTTHVRCRPAPGPLRVSITTRNLAGGFLEEDAEVWDSANRLVAQSRQLARAPRD